Below is a window of Myxococcus guangdongensis DNA.
GGCAACTCCAACGAGGCCCAGCCCTTGAGCAGCTTCGGCCCGGGCACGGGCGGCTCGGGTCCAAACATCGCCCCAGTGCAGGACAGGTTGGGCGAGAACCTTCCTCCCACCGCCGTGAACAACGTGCCGCCTCGCGTGCAGCCCGGTATCGCCGCGGGCGACCCGAACGCCGTCCGACGTGAAGAAGAGACGGAGGCGCGGCAAGACCGCGAGGAGGCGAAGGACTCCGCTCCGACGCAGGCGCCCTCCCAGGGCGCGCCTCGGACGCCGGCACCCGACAACGCCCACTGAGCCGCCGCGACGCGGGCGAGCCCAGGAGGAGTCATCCCTCGGCCCGCGAGCACTCAGCGCGACGCGAGCATGACCTCGGTCGGGTCCTTGCCCGCGAACGAGCTGTCGAGCCCCTGGGCCAGGGCCAGATGCTCGGCCCCGCCGAGCGTGGCGATGCGGTCCTCCGCCGGGTGCGCGAAGCGCGCGGAGAGCGCATCCAGCCGGCGATGCGCCTCGGTGATGCGCTCGCGCGGAATCCGTCCGGACTCCACCGCCTTCACCACCGCCTCGATGGCGCGCCGCTGCACGTCCACCTGATGGCACACGAGGAACAGGTCCACCCCCGCGAGCGTGCCGCGCACCGCGGCCTCCTCCACGGAGTAGTGCGCGGCGATGGCCTTCATCTCCAGGTCATCACTGACGAGCACCCCATCGAACCCCAGCTCCTGTCGCAGCACGCCCGTCAGCACGCGCTCGCTCATCGTCGCGGGCATGTCCTTGTCCAACGCATCGAACATGACATGCGCCGTCATCAGCGACGCCAGTCGCGCCTGCGCGAAGGCGCGGAAGGGCACCAGCTCCACGCGCCGCAGCCGCTCCAGGTCGTGCGGCAGCCGGGGCAGCGTCAGGTGGCTGTCCGTCATCGTGTCGCCATGCCCGGGGAAGTGCTTGCCGCAGGACGCGACACCTCCCGCCTCGAGCCCGCGAGCGAGCGCCACGCCCAGCCGCGCCACCTCCTCCGCGTCCCGGCTGAAGCTCCGGTCGCCGATGACGGGGTTGGCCGGATTGGTGTCCACGTCCAGCACCGGCGCGAAATCCCAGTCGAAGCCCACCGCGCGCAGCTCGTGGGCGAGCAGCCGCCCCACGCGCTCCACGACGCCCGCGTCCCCGCGCTGTCCCAGCTCCCGCATCGGCGGCAGGGGGGTGAACGGCGCGCCGCGCAGCCGGGCCACGCGTCCACCCTCCTGGTCCACGGAGAGGATGAACGGCCGGCCCGCGCGCACCTTGAGTTCGTGGCACAGCGCCGCCGTCTCCTGGGCCGTGCCCACGTTGCGCTTGAACAGGATGGCGCCGTAGATGCCGTCGTCCATCAACGACGCCAGGTCGGCGTCGACGCGGGTTCCAGGAAAGCCCACCATGAACAGGCGGGCACAGTCGCGGTAGAGGGCGGAGGCGGTCACCCGCGCAGTGTCGCACTACCCGGGGCGCCCTTGGGGAGCGGAATGCGGCGCGCCGCCCCAGGCGTCGTCTGCTCGTCAACTCCCGAGGCGTCCGAGGCCAGCCCCCTCTCAGCTGTCGGGGAAGAGGTTGTCGAGGTCCTGTTGGGCCTGCGCGTCCTCCTGGGCCACCGCGTTCACGAAGGCCGAGGCCTTGTAGACGAACCGCGAGGAGATGTTCTGCTCGAAGCTGCGCTGCTTGAGCAACGCCACGCGACGGCGCTCCCTCGCCCGCAGGTCCATGATGCCCGAGACCTCGTCGTCGACGAGCTCCTTGACGATGCGGAGCGTGTTGAGGTCCGACAAGAACACCCAGGGGAGCTGCTCGGGCGTCAGCGGCACCAACGCGAGCTGGGGGTTCACGACGAAGGCCACCAGCGCCCCGGCGAGCGCGACGCCCTGGCTCTGGAAGTACACCAGCGTGTCGTGGAGCGACTTCTTGTCGGGGCGATAGTGGCCGCTGTGGTTGGTGAGCATCTGCAACCGGCCGTTGAGGACGCGAATCTCCCCGGCGGACCGCGTCGGCGCGCCGCGCACGAAGGACGAGTGGGCGACCCGGTCCGCCTTGTCGAGGTGGTTGAAGACATACAACCGCTGCTCCAGGTCCAGCACATACCCACCGAAACACGCCTTGCCATGGGACTCCATGCGGGACGTGTCGAAGAGGGTCAGCTTCCCGCTGGGGTGGCGCCGATAGAAGAGCCCTCCGCGGATGAACACCTGGAAGGGGCGCGCCTGCCACTCGGCGAACATCCGCGTGCGCTGGCGGCCCTGCCCCAGCCCGTTGTCGATATCCCTCGAGGGCTGGTTCACCGTCAGCATCTTCCGGAACGGGCCCGGCTTCGCCCGCATCGTCATGCAGATGCTGCGCTCGCTCCGGTCATTCAGCAGCCGGCCGAGGATGTTCAAGTAGCGCGCGCGCCAGTCCGTCAGCGTATCGGCCTCGCCCTCATCCAACGCGTCCGGTGTCGCCAGGGCAGCCTTCGCCCCTGAGTAGATCTCCCAGGCCAGGGGCACCTGTTCCGACTCCTCGTCGACGATTTCGTAAAGGCTGTGCACGCTCTGAATCTTCTCGAAGATCTCGGACATGGATGTGGGGAGCCATGGGGAAGGTCCAGGGGTGTGTTCGTCGGGAGGTGTGGCCGTGGCCTGTCGGGGTGACAGAGCAAGCGACGAGCCAGGGTCTGCTCATCTCGCACGCCGTCCTGGGAGGACCTGGGGCGGGCGCCTGACGCGTTCCCTGGGGACGCGCATGCGTTCGGGGCCACCGCCATGACATGGGACGTCATGCCCGGCGGCCCGCGAGGGTGACGTGACGCTGCTGTACAGCGCGCGCGACGAGGACCACAACAGCGCGGTCGTCCTGAAGGACTACCTGGAGAAGCACCGGCGGCGTCCGGCCAGGCGTCGCCCACGCCATCGCCCCACGGTGCACTGAAGCGGGGGCTTGTTCCTCCCAGGACGACTGCTACAAGGGCGCGCTGATGCTCCGAGGCACCTTCCGCGCCTCCGTTCAATCGAGGCCCTGATGGATTTCGCCACGCTCGCGCTGTCTCCCCCGCTGCTCCAGGTCCTGGGGGAGCTCGGCTTCCAGTCCGCCACACCCATCCAGGCGCAGAGCATCCCCGTGCTGCTCCAGGGCAAGGACCTGGTCGGCCAGGCCCGCACGGGCAGCGGCAAGACGGCCGCCTTCGCGCTGCCGCTTTTGCGTCAGGTGCGGCTCCAGGACCGCCGGGTCCAGTCGCTGGTGCTGTGCCCCACGCGCGAGCT
It encodes the following:
- the nagZ gene encoding beta-N-acetylhexosaminidase, yielding MVGFPGTRVDADLASLMDDGIYGAILFKRNVGTAQETAALCHELKVRAGRPFILSVDQEGGRVARLRGAPFTPLPPMRELGQRGDAGVVERVGRLLAHELRAVGFDWDFAPVLDVDTNPANPVIGDRSFSRDAEEVARLGVALARGLEAGGVASCGKHFPGHGDTMTDSHLTLPRLPHDLERLRRVELVPFRAFAQARLASLMTAHVMFDALDKDMPATMSERVLTGVLRQELGFDGVLVSDDLEMKAIAAHYSVEEAAVRGTLAGVDLFLVCHQVDVQRRAIEAVVKAVESGRIPRERITEAHRRLDALSARFAHPAEDRIATLGGAEHLALAQGLDSSFAGKDPTEVMLASR